The following are from one region of the Canis lupus baileyi chromosome 25, mCanLup2.hap1, whole genome shotgun sequence genome:
- the MLF2 gene encoding myeloid leukemia factor 2, producing the protein MFRFMRDVEPEDPMFLMDPFAIHRQHMNRMLSGGFGYSPFLSITDGNMPGARPASRRMQAGAVSPFGMLGMSGGFMDMFGMMNDMIGNMEHMTAGGNCQTFSSSTVISYSNTGDGAPKVYQETSEMRSAPGGIRETRRTVRDSDSGLEQMSIGHHIRDRAHILQRSRNHRTGDQEERQDYINLDESEAAAFDDEWRRETSRFRQQRPLEFRRHEASGGGGRRAEGPPRLAIQGPEDSPSRQSRRYDW; encoded by the exons ATGTTCCGCTTCATGAGGGACGTGGAGCCGGAGGATCCCATGTTCCTGAT GGACCCCTTTGCTATTCACCGTCAGCATATGAACCGAATGTTGTCAGGTGGCTTTGGATACAGCCCCTTCCTCAGCATCACAGATGGCAACATGCCCGGGGCCAGGCCTGCCAGCCGTAGGATGCAG GCTGGGGCTGTCTCCCCCTTTGGGATGCTGGGAATG TCGGGTGGCTTCATGGACATGTTTGGAATGATGAATGACATGATTGGGAACATG GAACATATGACAGCAGGAGGCAATTGCCAGACCTTTTCATCCTCCACTGTCATCTCCTACTCCAATACGGGTGATGGCGCCCCCAAGGTCTACCAGGAGACATCAGAGATGCGCTCGGCACCAGGCGGG ATCCGGGAGACTCGGAGGACCGTGCGGGACTCAGACAGTGGGCTAGAGCAGATGTCCATTGGGCACCACATCCGAGACCGGGCCCACATCCTCCAGCGCTCCCGAAACCACCGCACGGGGGACCAGGAGGAGCGGCAGGATTATATCAACCTGGATGAGA GTGAAGCCGCAGCATTCGATGATGAATGGCGGAGGGAGACATCCCGATTCCGGCAGCAGCGCCCCCTGGAATTTCGGAGGCATGAGGCTTCAGGTGGTGGGGGACGAAGGGCTGAGGGGCCGCCCCGCCTGGCTATCCAGGGCCCCGAGGATTCCCCCTCCCGACAGTCCCGCCGCTATGACTGGTGA